From a region of the Falsiruegeria litorea R37 genome:
- the hemP gene encoding hemin uptake protein HemP yields MNAQTSTPTQGYPVSLLPAHKAEELTKGGNLAHIELGDQLYTLRITRAGKLILTK; encoded by the coding sequence ATGAACGCGCAGACCTCCACTCCGACCCAAGGTTACCCTGTTTCCCTGCTGCCGGCCCACAAGGCCGAAGAGCTGACCAAAGGCGGCAATCTGGCCCATATTGAGTTGGGCGATCAGCTGTACACGCTGCGGATCACCCGCGCGGGCAAATTGATCCTGACCAAATGA
- the pdxR gene encoding MocR-like pyridoxine biosynthesis transcription factor PdxR: MTQTPSIAFAIDREARTPVFEQICDHIRQRVTRGDLLHGARLPATRALATELGVSRSTVVTAYEQLVAEGYLSSLQGSGYTIRAMEGVEFAAPNPSPTRAIEPETTPTRLPFAPGYPDMRLFPYRQWAKSVARVCRTNPQAMLLGGAAFGNFELRQAIAGHVAEWRGITADPAQIIVTAGSADALEICTRTLAERGEGIGLENPCYPPLRRFADARGLVTRFLPVDEHGAQLPRPEQDVRLSVLTPSHQFPLGGAMSPDRRQAFITWADRTGGWIIEDDYDSEFRYAGRPIPAMAGFDRLNRTIYVGSFSKIFSNTLRLGYLIVPQALTDHFRTSLERFGLRASYMPQQALAEFIRDGEFYRHLRRVRRTYGERRRYLLDRLTRDFSDVGSLVDHQAGMQVAFHLRAGLDDTTLAARAKELGLNVDTLSHFCATGADYNGFLLGYCGFSIEELEQALTRLEQIFDPSHRSR, translated from the coding sequence ATGACCCAAACGCCCTCCATCGCCTTTGCCATCGACCGCGAGGCCCGCACGCCCGTGTTCGAGCAGATCTGCGACCACATCCGCCAAAGGGTCACGCGGGGTGATTTGCTGCATGGCGCGCGCCTGCCTGCCACCCGCGCGCTGGCGACGGAACTGGGGGTGTCGCGCTCAACCGTGGTCACCGCTTACGAACAACTGGTGGCCGAAGGGTATCTGAGCAGCCTGCAAGGGTCCGGATATACCATCCGCGCGATGGAAGGGGTGGAATTCGCCGCGCCCAACCCGTCACCGACCCGCGCGATTGAACCCGAAACCACCCCCACCCGTCTGCCCTTCGCACCGGGCTATCCCGACATGCGGCTGTTTCCCTATCGCCAATGGGCCAAATCAGTGGCACGGGTCTGCCGCACCAACCCGCAGGCCATGCTGCTGGGCGGCGCGGCGTTCGGCAATTTCGAACTGCGCCAGGCCATCGCCGGGCACGTGGCCGAATGGCGCGGCATCACGGCAGACCCGGCCCAGATCATTGTCACCGCAGGCTCGGCCGACGCGCTGGAAATCTGCACCAGAACGCTGGCCGAGCGCGGTGAGGGCATCGGGCTGGAAAACCCCTGCTACCCACCTTTGCGACGCTTTGCAGATGCACGCGGGCTGGTGACGCGTTTCCTGCCCGTGGATGAGCATGGCGCGCAACTCCCCCGCCCGGAACAGGACGTGCGTCTGTCAGTTCTGACACCGTCTCATCAGTTCCCGCTGGGGGGCGCGATGTCGCCAGACAGGCGGCAGGCCTTCATCACCTGGGCCGACCGCACCGGCGGCTGGATCATCGAAGACGACTATGACAGCGAGTTCCGTTATGCCGGGCGGCCCATTCCGGCGATGGCGGGTTTTGATCGGCTGAACCGCACGATCTATGTCGGCAGCTTCTCCAAGATCTTTTCCAACACCCTGCGCCTTGGCTATCTGATCGTCCCCCAGGCGCTGACGGATCACTTCCGCACCTCGCTCGAACGCTTTGGTCTGCGCGCCAGTTACATGCCGCAGCAGGCCCTGGCCGAGTTCATCCGCGATGGTGAATTCTATCGCCATCTGCGCCGGGTGCGCCGCACCTACGGCGAGCGGCGCAGGTATCTGCTGGACCGGCTGACCCGGGACTTTTCCGACGTTGGCTCGCTGGTGGATCATCAGGCGGGGATGCAGGTGGCCTTTCATCTGCGTGCTGGGCTAGACGACACAACACTTGCCGCCCGCGCGAAAGAGCTGGGGCTCAACGTCGACACCTTATCGCATTTCTGCGCAACCGGGGCGGACTATAACGGCTTTCTTCTGGGCTACTGCGGCTTT
- a CDS encoding 2-dehydro-3-deoxygalactonokinase — protein sequence MDTLPEWIAVDWTPVRRRAWAMRGDTVLDMATQVGPVETTRPAEALLDLISGFLSDSAVDVMTCGTLGPVGASVPCAPLSDGAWSVDMGDARVRLRGVSGLRQKQPVDLMQGDETRVAGFLSLNPEWDGVICIPGEHSRWIHVSAGEIVSFQTFMTGVVAATFLERTVPDARATRVDGAAFVEAVADAIAKPERVMARVYSIHAEAVLDGLEPEIARARLLGGLIGSELAAARPFWLGQQLAVVGEGELAQLYVDALAAQGAPAALADEPRMTRAGLATAWRTLTS from the coding sequence ATGGACACCTTGCCGGAATGGATCGCAGTTGATTGGACGCCTGTGCGCAGGCGGGCCTGGGCCATGCGCGGGGATACGGTTCTTGATATGGCCACGCAGGTCGGCCCGGTCGAGACCACGCGCCCGGCTGAGGCTCTGTTGGACCTGATCTCAGGCTTCTTGTCGGATTCGGCGGTCGACGTAATGACCTGTGGCACGCTTGGACCTGTGGGGGCCTCGGTGCCCTGCGCGCCTCTGTCGGACGGGGCGTGGTCGGTGGACATGGGCGACGCACGGGTGCGCCTGCGCGGTGTCTCCGGCCTGCGTCAGAAACAACCGGTGGACCTGATGCAAGGGGATGAGACCCGCGTGGCTGGGTTCCTGTCCCTCAACCCGGAGTGGGACGGCGTGATCTGCATCCCCGGCGAACACAGCCGCTGGATTCACGTCAGCGCCGGAGAGATCGTGAGCTTTCAGACCTTCATGACCGGCGTTGTCGCGGCCACATTTTTGGAGCGCACGGTGCCCGATGCGCGCGCGACCCGCGTGGATGGGGCTGCTTTTGTCGAAGCGGTGGCAGATGCCATTGCCAAGCCCGAGCGGGTCATGGCGCGGGTCTATTCGATACATGCCGAGGCGGTGCTAGATGGGCTGGAGCCCGAGATCGCCCGCGCGCGCCTGCTGGGTGGGTTGATCGGGTCGGAATTGGCAGCAGCGCGCCCCTTTTGGCTGGGTCAGCAACTGGCCGTGGTGGGCGAGGGCGAATTGGCGCAGCTTTATGTTGATGCCCTGGCCGCCCAGGGTGCCCCGGCTGCCTTGGCGGATGAGCCGCGCATGACGCGGGCCGGCCTGGCGACCGCTTGGCGCACCTTGACCTCTTGA
- a CDS encoding molybdopterin-dependent oxidoreductase translates to MTQQAKIHPSVCPLDCPDTCSLNITVEGDQITQVKGSDANPYTAGVICNKVTRAYPDFVHGDKRLTHPMKRTGPRGSGQFERITWDEALDIIHDRFAAVIAEHGPQSILPFNYAGPHGELAGGSMDRRFFYKLGASLLNRGPLCGAVRGTAYSSLYGAAPGMPPEQAVHADLILVWGNNVTVSNLHMTRVLKEARSTGARVVVIDPKRIKQAEQADMHIHIHPGTDVVLAMALAAELERRGALDMDFVTEWTMGFDAYMEQARSYSVEDVETICRVPMGQFHQLADWIMAADTMATSLGNGMERGRSGGSGLRAAMALQALTGQHGRLGAGVIAKSGLSVPKTTDVLQGSHLIPSGTRVFNIVDIAEKLQDETLDTPVKATLIYNHNPVATHPDQANMIKALMREDLFVAGCDVAMTDSMLLCDVILPACTHFEHDDIFGAYGQNYLQRAAPVIPPVGESLPNTEIFRRLAAKFGFDGPEFLASDRDLMDQAMDGAHPQLNGQRPSEIAVDRAIGMKTQGGADMIMCDTVHPATPSGKIELFSQDLEDRFGYGVPRFEPVPQDRRFALITPSSAKRTNATFGGHADSLGPEVVEMNPADAGDLGLQDGAEVTVFNGQGEVTFTLSITEATRPGVLYSPKGTWRATSKTGLTANALIPAGIRTDIEDGACYNETFVDVRCS, encoded by the coding sequence ATGACCCAGCAAGCCAAAATCCACCCCAGCGTCTGCCCGCTGGATTGTCCCGACACCTGCAGCCTGAACATCACGGTCGAGGGCGACCAGATCACCCAAGTGAAAGGCTCGGACGCAAACCCCTATACGGCGGGTGTCATCTGCAACAAGGTCACACGCGCCTACCCGGATTTCGTGCATGGCGACAAACGCCTGACCCATCCGATGAAACGCACAGGACCGCGCGGCAGCGGACAGTTCGAGCGCATCACCTGGGACGAGGCGCTGGATATCATTCATGACCGCTTTGCTGCGGTAATTGCGGAGCACGGGCCGCAATCGATCCTGCCCTTCAACTATGCAGGTCCCCATGGGGAACTGGCAGGTGGCTCGATGGACCGGCGGTTCTTTTATAAGCTCGGCGCGTCCCTGCTCAATCGCGGCCCGCTATGTGGCGCGGTGCGCGGCACAGCTTACAGCAGTCTCTATGGCGCAGCGCCGGGGATGCCGCCCGAGCAGGCCGTGCACGCCGATCTGATCCTGGTCTGGGGCAACAATGTCACCGTGTCGAACCTGCACATGACCCGCGTGTTGAAAGAGGCGCGCAGCACAGGCGCCCGCGTGGTCGTCATCGACCCCAAGCGGATCAAACAAGCCGAACAGGCGGATATGCACATCCATATTCACCCGGGCACAGACGTCGTCCTTGCCATGGCTCTGGCCGCCGAACTGGAGCGGCGGGGTGCCCTGGACATGGATTTCGTCACCGAATGGACCATGGGCTTTGACGCCTACATGGAACAGGCCCGCAGCTATTCGGTCGAAGACGTCGAAACGATCTGCCGTGTCCCTATGGGCCAGTTCCACCAGTTGGCCGATTGGATCATGGCGGCGGACACGATGGCCACCTCGCTCGGCAACGGGATGGAGCGGGGTCGCTCCGGTGGTTCCGGCCTGCGGGCTGCGATGGCGCTGCAGGCGTTGACTGGCCAGCACGGGCGCTTGGGCGCGGGCGTGATTGCGAAATCCGGACTTTCGGTGCCCAAGACCACGGACGTTCTGCAAGGCTCACATCTGATCCCAAGCGGAACGCGGGTGTTCAACATCGTGGATATTGCCGAAAAGCTGCAGGATGAGACACTCGACACACCGGTCAAGGCGACGCTGATCTACAACCACAACCCGGTGGCCACCCACCCCGATCAGGCAAACATGATCAAGGCGCTGATGCGCGAAGATTTGTTTGTGGCGGGCTGCGATGTGGCAATGACCGACAGCATGTTGCTGTGCGACGTGATCTTGCCTGCCTGCACCCATTTCGAACATGACGACATCTTTGGCGCCTATGGGCAGAACTATTTGCAACGGGCGGCTCCAGTGATCCCTCCGGTCGGGGAAAGCCTGCCCAACACCGAAATCTTCCGGCGGCTCGCGGCAAAGTTCGGCTTTGATGGACCAGAGTTCCTGGCCAGCGACCGCGATCTGATGGATCAGGCCATGGATGGTGCGCATCCACAATTGAACGGTCAACGCCCCAGCGAGATTGCCGTGGACCGCGCCATCGGCATGAAAACCCAAGGCGGCGCGGACATGATCATGTGCGATACCGTCCACCCTGCCACGCCAAGCGGCAAGATCGAGCTGTTCAGCCAGGATCTGGAGGATCGCTTTGGCTATGGCGTGCCACGTTTTGAACCCGTACCACAAGACCGGCGCTTTGCCCTGATCACGCCATCCTCAGCCAAGCGCACCAACGCCACCTTTGGCGGTCATGCTGACAGTCTTGGACCCGAAGTGGTCGAGATGAACCCCGCAGATGCTGGCGATCTGGGGTTGCAGGACGGGGCCGAAGTCACGGTGTTCAACGGACAGGGAGAGGTGACCTTTACCCTTTCCATCACGGAGGCCACGCGCCCCGGAGTGCTTTACAGTCCCAAAGGCACCTGGCGCGCCACCTCGAAAACCGGTCTGACCGCCAACGCGCTGATCCCCGCAGGCATCCGCACCGATATCGAAGACGGCGCCTGCTACAATGAAACCTTTGTGGATGTGAGATGCAGCTAG
- a CDS encoding acyl-CoA thioesterase, whose translation MAFDVQIPVRFKHCDPAGIVFFPRYFEMINDVVEDWFAQSLGTPFDVLVKENGAPTVEISAGFTAPSLHGDVLDFRLAPVRLGRSSVSYEITAHCGDELRLRCSGTLVYIQRMGKSQPWPDSIRERIEAQLPSS comes from the coding sequence TTGGCCTTTGACGTTCAGATCCCGGTTCGGTTCAAACATTGTGACCCCGCAGGGATCGTTTTCTTTCCGCGTTACTTCGAGATGATCAACGATGTGGTCGAGGATTGGTTTGCTCAGTCCCTAGGCACCCCGTTTGATGTTCTGGTCAAGGAAAACGGCGCGCCCACGGTCGAGATTTCGGCCGGGTTCACCGCGCCCAGCTTGCACGGCGATGTTCTAGATTTTCGCCTGGCGCCCGTACGCCTGGGGCGCTCAAGCGTGAGCTATGAGATCACGGCGCATTGCGGCGACGAACTGCGCCTGAGGTGCAGCGGCACGCTCGTCTACATCCAACGTATGGGCAAATCACAACCCTGGCCCGACAGCATCCGCGAACGGATCGAAGCTCAACTGCCGAGCAGCTGA
- a CDS encoding NAD(P)-dependent oxidoreductase, protein MTMANVAFLGLGVMGYPMAGHLQAAGHSVTVYNRTIAKAEAWVAEHGGALGVTPAEAVKDADLVMACVGNDDDLRMVCTGADGAFSAMKEGAIFVDHTTVSAKVTSELGDIASAAGLSFVDAPISGGQAGAENGVLSIMCGGEQAAYDTALPVMEIYSKICRRIGEAGAGQRCKMANQIAIAGLVQGLSEALHFAEKAGLDGRAVVEVISQGAAGSWQMVNRHETMLDNHFDYGFAVDWMRKDLGICLDEAEENGASLPVTALVDQFYKDVQKMGGGRWDTSSLFKRLKALD, encoded by the coding sequence ATCACTATGGCAAACGTCGCATTCCTGGGCCTTGGGGTCATGGGCTATCCCATGGCAGGTCATTTGCAAGCCGCCGGGCATTCCGTCACCGTCTACAACCGTACCATCGCCAAGGCCGAAGCCTGGGTCGCCGAACATGGTGGCGCATTGGGGGTCACCCCGGCGGAAGCCGTCAAAGATGCCGATCTGGTCATGGCCTGCGTTGGCAACGACGATGACCTGCGCATGGTCTGCACCGGAGCGGACGGGGCGTTTTCGGCAATGAAAGAGGGCGCGATTTTTGTCGATCACACCACTGTTTCGGCCAAGGTCACAAGCGAATTGGGTGATATCGCCTCTGCGGCTGGCCTGTCCTTTGTCGACGCCCCGATCTCAGGCGGTCAGGCGGGCGCTGAAAATGGCGTGCTGTCGATCATGTGCGGCGGCGAACAGGCGGCTTATGACACGGCCCTGCCCGTGATGGAAATCTATTCCAAGATCTGCCGCCGCATTGGCGAGGCAGGTGCCGGTCAGCGCTGCAAGATGGCCAATCAGATCGCCATCGCCGGTCTTGTTCAGGGCCTGTCCGAAGCACTGCATTTTGCCGAAAAGGCGGGTCTGGACGGCCGCGCGGTGGTCGAGGTGATCAGCCAGGGTGCCGCAGGCAGCTGGCAGATGGTGAACCGGCACGAGACAATGCTGGACAATCATTTCGACTATGGCTTTGCCGTCGATTGGATGCGCAAGGATCTGGGGATTTGCCTGGATGAGGCCGAAGAAAACGGCGCTTCGCTGCCTGTGACGGCATTGGTCGATCAGTTCTACAAGGACGTACAAAAGATGGGCGGCGGTCGCTGGGATACTTCATCGCTGTTCAAACGCCTGAAGGCGCTGGACTGA
- a CDS encoding aminotransferase class III-fold pyridoxal phosphate-dependent enzyme gives MSGELEFWGAALRRVWGFEAKLERLDGEYDLNFLARATNGQDYVLKVMRAGCAPDLVDMQVKALEHIAQAAPGLPFPKVFPTIAGALLPEIADESGAPRLAWLLERLPGDCYAKSNPKPLDLIVKLGRVLGATGRALKGFENDGLERDFKWNLMQGDWIANNLDAIDDPARRALLGDITRSFAAIKPELQALPKQAIHNDANDYNILVEGELGAPKQVSGLIDLGDMCAAPRVCDLAICGAYIVLDHPNPEAALAALVQGYHAAGRLSPQEVDLIWPLLRMRLAVSVVNSTLMAVENPGDPYVTISQAPAWRFLENDAVNGGLMSARLRAACYLPVTDGADRVHAYLEEHRGEFADLFGRDLNDVPMGSLSVENSTWPQNPFHMPLEEAARVGEEFGPDWWLGYYSEPRLIYAEPGFRKGPWKASDRRTVHLAVDVFAPAGTPLYAPMSARVEVVENRTGHLDYGGVVILHHETPEGDAFYTLYGHLDPEVCDRLKPGDPVARGSAFARLGNHTQNGGWAPHVHFQLALTTDGMEADWPGVGDPDEIYLWHKVCPNPAAMLNLPDDKVFYQPTDKGGVLQGRQEHFGGNLSLTYNDPVMLVRGWKHHLFDEWGRPYLDAYNNVPHVGHAHPRIQAVAADQLKRMNSNTRYLHPAQTAFADKVLSKLPDYLEVCFFVNSGTEANELALRLARAHTGNKGIVTPDHGYHGNTNAAVAISAYKFNKPGGIGQADWVELVEVADDYRGSFNRDDADRARKFADLVDPAIAALQERGQGLAGFIAETFPSVGGQIIPPKGYLPAVYEKIRAAGGVCIADEVQTGLGRLGEHYFGFEHQGALPDIVVMGKPIGNGHPLGVLVTTKEIAQSFDNGIEFFSTFGGSTLSCRTGKEVLDIVDDEGLQDNARLMGDTLMAGLKALEAKYGSVGDVRGMGLFLGVELINPDGSEGTEICKFVKNRMRDHRILIGSEGPKDNILKIRPPLTIEAEDVEMILWALDQVLSEVGDFAPAHDHGCGHEHHHSGCGCC, from the coding sequence ATGTCGGGTGAGCTGGAGTTTTGGGGCGCAGCGCTGCGCCGGGTCTGGGGGTTCGAAGCCAAGCTGGAGCGCCTGGACGGTGAATACGACCTGAACTTTCTGGCGCGCGCCACCAATGGGCAGGACTATGTGCTCAAGGTCATGCGTGCGGGCTGTGCACCCGATCTGGTTGACATGCAGGTCAAGGCGTTGGAGCACATCGCCCAGGCCGCGCCCGGCCTTCCATTCCCAAAAGTTTTCCCGACAATCGCAGGCGCGCTGTTGCCAGAGATCGCAGATGAAAGCGGCGCACCGCGCCTTGCTTGGTTGCTCGAACGGTTGCCGGGAGACTGCTACGCCAAATCCAACCCGAAACCGCTGGACCTGATCGTCAAACTGGGTCGGGTTCTGGGCGCGACCGGACGGGCGCTCAAGGGGTTCGAAAACGATGGGCTTGAGCGCGATTTCAAATGGAACCTGATGCAGGGCGATTGGATCGCGAACAATCTGGATGCGATCGACGATCCGGCAAGGCGGGCGCTGTTGGGGGACATCACCAGGTCGTTTGCGGCGATCAAGCCCGAGCTGCAGGCCCTGCCCAAACAAGCGATCCATAATGATGCCAATGATTACAACATCCTGGTCGAAGGCGAATTGGGCGCGCCCAAGCAGGTATCGGGCCTGATTGATCTGGGTGACATGTGCGCCGCGCCCAGGGTTTGCGATCTGGCCATCTGTGGCGCTTACATCGTTCTGGATCATCCCAACCCCGAGGCAGCTTTGGCCGCGTTGGTGCAGGGCTATCACGCGGCCGGGCGACTGAGCCCACAAGAGGTTGATCTGATCTGGCCATTGCTGCGGATGCGGCTGGCGGTGTCGGTTGTGAACTCGACCCTGATGGCGGTGGAGAACCCCGGCGATCCTTATGTCACCATCTCGCAGGCCCCTGCGTGGCGGTTCCTTGAAAATGACGCGGTCAATGGTGGTCTGATGTCGGCGCGCTTGCGCGCCGCCTGCTACCTGCCCGTGACCGATGGCGCCGACCGGGTTCACGCCTATCTGGAAGAGCACCGGGGCGAGTTTGCCGATCTCTTTGGTCGCGATCTGAACGATGTGCCGATGGGGTCGCTCTCGGTCGAGAACTCCACTTGGCCGCAAAACCCGTTTCACATGCCATTGGAAGAAGCCGCTCGTGTGGGTGAGGAATTCGGTCCCGACTGGTGGCTGGGCTATTACAGCGAACCGCGCCTGATCTATGCCGAACCGGGGTTCCGCAAGGGCCCCTGGAAGGCCAGCGACCGGCGCACCGTGCATTTGGCCGTGGATGTCTTTGCCCCCGCCGGAACGCCGCTTTATGCACCGATGAGCGCACGGGTCGAGGTGGTCGAGAACCGCACCGGGCATCTGGACTATGGTGGCGTGGTGATCCTGCACCACGAAACGCCCGAAGGCGATGCGTTCTACACCCTCTATGGTCACCTGGATCCCGAGGTCTGCGACCGTCTGAAGCCTGGTGATCCGGTGGCGCGCGGATCGGCCTTTGCCCGGCTGGGCAATCACACTCAGAATGGCGGTTGGGCGCCGCATGTGCATTTCCAACTGGCACTGACCACTGACGGCATGGAGGCCGACTGGCCTGGCGTCGGCGACCCGGACGAGATATATCTGTGGCACAAGGTCTGCCCCAATCCGGCAGCGATGCTGAACCTGCCCGACGACAAGGTGTTCTATCAGCCCACCGATAAAGGCGGCGTGCTGCAAGGACGGCAGGAGCATTTCGGCGGCAACTTGAGCCTGACCTATAACGATCCGGTCATGCTGGTGCGCGGCTGGAAACATCACCTGTTCGACGAATGGGGACGGCCCTATCTGGACGCCTACAACAACGTCCCCCATGTGGGTCACGCGCATCCCCGCATTCAGGCGGTTGCGGCGGATCAGCTCAAACGCATGAACTCGAACACCCGCTATCTGCATCCGGCGCAGACCGCCTTTGCCGACAAGGTGCTGTCAAAGCTGCCAGACTATCTGGAGGTTTGCTTTTTTGTCAATTCCGGCACCGAGGCCAACGAGCTGGCCTTGCGGCTGGCACGGGCGCACACCGGCAACAAGGGGATCGTGACACCGGATCACGGCTATCACGGCAACACCAATGCCGCCGTCGCGATCTCGGCCTACAAGTTCAACAAGCCGGGTGGCATTGGTCAGGCGGATTGGGTCGAACTGGTTGAAGTGGCCGACGACTACCGCGGTAGCTTCAATCGCGATGATGCCGATCGTGCCCGAAAGTTTGCCGATCTGGTCGATCCTGCGATTGCGGCCTTGCAAGAGCGCGGTCAGGGGCTGGCCGGGTTCATCGCTGAAACCTTCCCCTCGGTCGGTGGTCAGATCATCCCGCCCAAGGGTTACCTGCCTGCTGTTTACGAGAAGATCCGCGCCGCTGGCGGGGTCTGCATCGCAGATGAGGTGCAAACCGGATTGGGCCGCCTGGGAGAGCATTACTTCGGCTTTGAACACCAAGGCGCCCTGCCCGACATCGTTGTCATGGGCAAACCCATCGGCAACGGGCATCCCCTGGGCGTACTGGTTACGACCAAAGAGATCGCGCAAAGCTTCGACAACGGGATCGAGTTCTTTTCGACCTTTGGCGGCTCGACCCTGTCTTGTCGGACCGGCAAGGAAGTGCTGGATATTGTCGATGACGAGGGGTTGCAGGACAACGCACGCCTGATGGGCGACACGCTGATGGCGGGGCTCAAGGCGCTTGAGGCCAAATATGGCAGCGTTGGCGATGTGCGCGGTATGGGCTTGTTCCTAGGGGTCGAACTGATCAACCCGGACGGGTCCGAGGGCACCGAGATCTGCAAATTCGTCAAGAACCGGATGCGTGATCACCGCATCCTGATCGGCAGCGAAGGGCCCAAAGATAACATCCTGAAAATCCGCCCGCCGCTGACGATCGAGGCAGAAGACGTCGAGATGATCCTTTGGGCCTTGGATCAGGTGTTGTCAGAGGTGGGCGACTTTGCACCCGCGCACGATCACGGCTGCGGGCATGAGCATCATCATTCCGGCTGCGGGTGCTGCTGA
- the gph gene encoding phosphoglycolate phosphatase (PGP is an essential enzyme in the glycolate salvage pathway in higher organisms (photorespiration in plants). Phosphoglycolate results from the oxidase activity of RubisCO in the Calvin cycle when concentrations of carbon dioxide are low relative to oxygen. This enzyme is a member of the Haloacid Dehalogenase (HAD) superfamily of aspartate-nucleophile hydrolase enzymes (PF00702).), which translates to MTASIVFDLDGTLVDSAPDIAAAVNAMLADEGYESLDLATVISFVGNGLPHLVKLVIEHVGQDMARHAELSAATLAHYNRASTALTVVYPGIIEVLETLQTRGLKMGLCTNKPEAPARHVLDALDMSRFFDVVIGGDSLPQRKPDPAPLHATFDALEATQKIYVGDSEVDAETAHRAGVPFLLFTKGYRKTPVADLPHHATFDDSAGLIAAVDQLLGS; encoded by the coding sequence ATGACCGCAAGCATCGTCTTTGATCTGGACGGCACGCTGGTCGACAGCGCACCGGACATTGCCGCCGCCGTCAACGCCATGCTGGCAGACGAAGGGTACGAATCGCTGGACCTTGCGACCGTGATCTCTTTTGTCGGCAATGGCTTGCCGCATCTCGTGAAACTGGTGATCGAGCACGTCGGGCAGGACATGGCCCGTCACGCCGAGCTGTCGGCGGCAACCCTCGCCCACTACAACCGCGCCTCAACCGCGCTGACGGTTGTGTATCCCGGCATCATCGAGGTGCTTGAGACGCTGCAAACGCGGGGGCTCAAGATGGGTTTGTGCACAAACAAGCCCGAAGCCCCGGCTCGCCATGTGCTGGACGCGCTGGACATGTCGCGCTTCTTTGACGTGGTGATCGGCGGCGACAGCCTGCCTCAACGCAAACCGGACCCTGCCCCATTGCACGCTACCTTCGACGCGCTGGAGGCCACGCAAAAGATCTATGTTGGCGATAGCGAGGTTGACGCTGAAACCGCACACCGCGCGGGCGTGCCGTTTCTTCTGTTCACAAAGGGGTATCGCAAGACACCGGTGGCCGATCTTCCGCACCATGCCACGTTTGACGACAGCGCGGGTCTGATTGCAGCCGTTGATCAGCTGCTCGGCAGTTGA
- a CDS encoding GNAT family N-acetyltransferase — protein sequence MAQRINEHGQPIGVEVPNWTGCDRPGDAPMEGRFCRVERLNPERHGADLFDAFNHDQTGQLWTYMPVGPFVDDRAGFDAWLAEAALSPDPLFHAIIDAQTGQAVGVASYLRIAPQAGTIEVGFIAFSPLLQRTPLATEAMFLMMKRVFAELGYRRYEWKCDALNAPSKRAAERLGFTYDGAFEQALVYKGRNRDTAWFSILDRDWPRIEAGFDTWLAPENFDEQGQQRQSLAALMS from the coding sequence ATGGCGCAGCGGATCAACGAACACGGACAACCCATCGGGGTCGAGGTGCCCAATTGGACCGGATGCGACCGGCCGGGCGATGCGCCCATGGAGGGGCGGTTTTGCCGGGTTGAGCGTCTGAACCCTGAACGGCACGGTGCGGACCTGTTCGACGCTTTCAATCATGACCAAACGGGGCAGCTTTGGACGTATATGCCGGTTGGTCCTTTTGTCGATGACCGAGCCGGGTTCGACGCTTGGCTGGCCGAGGCGGCGCTCAGCCCTGATCCTTTGTTTCACGCCATCATCGACGCCCAGACCGGACAGGCCGTTGGCGTGGCCAGCTATCTGCGCATCGCGCCGCAGGCGGGCACGATCGAAGTGGGGTTCATTGCGTTCTCTCCGCTCCTTCAACGGACACCGCTTGCGACCGAGGCGATGTTTCTGATGATGAAACGGGTGTTCGCGGAGTTGGGCTATCGCCGCTACGAGTGGAAATGTGATGCGCTCAATGCGCCGTCCAAGCGCGCGGCAGAGCGGTTGGGCTTTACCTACGACGGCGCGTTCGAACAGGCGCTGGTCTACAAGGGCCGCAACCGGGACACCGCTTGGTTTTCGATCCTGGACCGGGATTGGCCGCGGATCGAGGCCGGATTCGATACGTGGCTTGCACCTGAGAATTTCGACGAACAGGGGCAACAGCGACAGTCCTTGGCTGCTTTGATGTCGTGA